The window ctgaaataaataaattaaatgtatattaaaaaaaacaaaaataaaataaaatacaaataaaaataactaacaaattaagtttaagtaaaactgaaataaaatatatatataaaaaaaacaaataaataaaatataaataaaaatttcagttagttgccaaataacatttctattttttttttaaagtttttcaactactatttatttattttatttaatgtttttactttttacatttttccatctaagatttatattttatttataattttgaattatttatattttgctttttattttaatttgtcagttgaaagttattttttagatgtttaatttatttattttaatatttctatttatctttaatttttacattttacttcagtttcagtaatttttgtACTTCACAGTTATTTGTCatgaaaacatttctaattttcagtttatttaaatttttccatctaatatttattttataataatttaatttattagttaaaatagttgtttctatttatattgtattcattgttttttatatcGATTtctattaatgtttaatttatttcagttttagtcattttagtacttcaacttaaaattaatttcagtgAGTTGCCAAAGTAACATTTccattttcattagtttttatttgatatattaatattttatttcaactttattttgaattaaaaaaaaaaacaaaactatttttagttgtttgcgGTGACTTACGGGGTCGAGCAGTGCGGTGCGGACGTCTTCTCCGTATCGGTTGCGCAAGCAGGGGCCGCAGAACTGACCTTTGACCCCACCGCAGAACAGGCCCCTGCACTCAGTCTTGGTGTCGAGGGTTTTCTGACGGCACTGGTGACACGTGCTGCCCTGAGATCACACGCGCGTCACACGTTAATATacgtcacaaacacacacgtcaAACCGCAACATAACGGTCATTCGACACTCACGTTCTCCTTATCGAGGATCTTGTCTTTAGCGCGGTCGGCGACGTTCTCTAGCTCTTCTTCGGTGATGTCCTCCGGCATTCGTATGGAATCACGCGAGCGACGCTTCCTCTGCTTGGGACGAGCGTCTCCCAGACCATCTTTAACCTGCACCACATCCAAAAACCAACATCAGATCaatgaataaaacacaataGAAACTTTAGACAACACACTGAGGAGGAAGGTCACGCCAGGAACATTTAAACTTGATTTGTTTTGAGTCAGGAAATGATAAtgcatcaaaaatacaaattttagtacttcaacttatttctaattttcatcatagtttaatagtaattcatttaaaataaaaaattcatatatatatatatatatatatatatatatataatttttttttttttacggtaattatcatcaaatatatacaaaattttcatctaatatttattatgcaaaaatgttttttttttattcatttgttatatacggttttcatctaatattatttaaaaaaatatataatataatatatatatatatatatatatatatatatatatatatatatatatatatatatatatatatacagtactgtgcaaaagtcttaggccactagtattttcatcagctaaaaaatggtttaaagtcggtcttttgctgtagtgtgtcagtatgaaatatcagattacatttccaaacattcattttgccattaatcataataatccagtgagatttttgtttgcacaagaagtctgacaacagcgagtgctctgcacagagatctgatctcatcatcatccagtctgtctggaatgacatgaagaaacagaacaaactcagacagactaaatccagaagaactgtgacaaagtctccaggatgcttcaagaaacctacctgcaaagctgcagcactgttaaaagttgtaggcacttgtgtaaaaatgctataaaatgaggatgctgtcataaatagattttctttatcaattaccttctattaactaactgaaattaacatttgatgtgaccatcctttgcatttaaagcagcttttgccctataggtgcacttgcgcagagtttttcaggtagctttgcaggtaggttacttgaaacatcttggagatgttgccacagttcttctggatttagtctgtctcagtttttctgtttcttcatgtcattccagacagactggatgatggtgagatcagatctctgtgtggagcactggctgttgtcagactccttgtgcaaacaaaaatctcactagattattacaattaatggcaaacagaatgtttggaaatgaaaacagatattttttactgatgcactacagcaaaagatagaaataacttactttaaaccattttttagctggtgaaaatactagtggcctaaaacttttgcacagtactgtgtatatatatatatataaataatacacacacacacacacacacacacacatatatatacgtgtatatatatatatatatatatatatatatatatatatatatatatatatatatatatatatatatatatataaaaaaatgtttttttcattttggtttaaATGACTATTTCAATTTACtaattgaaataattatttttcagatgtattcatttactttttaattagttttatttttttccaaatcagaaaataatgcaccaaaaatacaaattttactacttcaacttaaaaaaaaataataataataataataaaatctctgTTAGGTGCCactgcaacatttctaattttcattttagtttaacgttcttcatgtaattttattttgtttattaatttcaacgtctgtttaactttttgttttagtttattagttgaaatgttttttttttgtgtgtgtgtttttttggggggctcatattttatataaataaaaaaaaaattccccaaATTGACAAAATGAAAAggcaacaaaaacacacaaaaaaacatcacatttttatacttttcaaaacttctcctttaagtaataggtttttttttaatatattattttaaatgtgttttttttttattattattttattgaaaattttaatttaataaatttgatatatcatacgtatttttttttccacataatatttcttacattttatttattatttgaaacagattattaaattcatttgtttttttttagctttgagTTTATTAGTTgaaatggtatttattttatttttaattttattaatttattattaaattttattaatgatACTGctccaaaaacacaaataataaaatacaaaaccattCTCTATTTATCGCTAACCTTTGATcttatttttgttacttttttctttctttaattaatggataaaaaaataaatgcatgtgtttttgATGAAGAAGTTTTGGATGTTATACTGTCGCTTCATAATGTTTCGATGACTTTCTTACCTCCATCAGGCGCTTGATGTCGATCTGTCCGCTCTCTCTCTTCTGAGGAGCCGGTTTTTCCTCCACCTCGATCCCAAAATGCTCCGGGGGTCTCGCTTTGCGGCCTGGGTTTCGTCTCTCGACCTGAACCTCTGAAAAACGCCGTTTTGGGGTGGactgcttcttcttcttctattTAGGGCACAAACAtaaaatcaacaacaaaaacaaaaaagagctTAATTATGTCATTATACTGGTTAGATCTAAAGAGAAAGCAGagcattttctgttttgttctgtgtAGGTGTTTGGTGCAGGGGATTGTGGGATCTTACCGTAGGTGTTGTTTTAGAAGGAAGTTCAGGCAAAGAACTCAAGTCTGCAAAAAGTTTTGCAAGCTGCAAGAAAAGATTTGTTGAAAGTTAACGTAAACAAtcaaaaaattgaataaaaataaacaatgcacagcaatattatattaaaatgaataaatactaatatgaattattatatttaatcttataataataataaatgttactattttaaaacacaacaaatttaaaataatgttatatatatgttatatatagtgtatatatatatatatatatatatacacacacacacacacacatatatagatatatacatacatataaatgtagtttatttaaaacaaaagtaatttaaaaaatacaattgttagtagtagtagtaaatataaaaatatacaacaaatgtagttttgaattatatacatatatttcaaaacagaaattaaaaaaatattttataataataataacaataacaataacaataacaacaacaacaacatttttacttttacatacattcataacatttttttgtttgttttttaaaaatttaattaattaaaaaacacatttattgtatttatttaaaattgctagtacaactaattttttttttacattgttttaaaatatttatatatatattgtatgtatatgtatatatatatatatatatatatatatatatatatatatatatatatatatattttttttttttttttttttaataaaatataatccaaaacagcagtttttgtataaatttgtactgtacataatgttttaaaaaatgttttgttttaaaataatatttatactatttttatatttataatattatcattttttatgaaaGTGGAattcaaaacagcatttttcatatatatttgcaacatataataataataataataataataataataataataataataataatgttgcaaatatatatgaaaaatgctgttttgaatTCCACtttcataaaaaatgataatattataaatataaaaatagtataaatattattttaaaacaaaacattttttaaaacattatgtacagtacaaatttatacaaaaactgctgttttgaattatattttatttaaaaaaaaatatatatatataaatattttaaaacaatgtaaaaaaaaattagttgtactagcaattttaaataaatacaataaatgtgttttttaattaattaaatttttaaaaaacaaacaaaaaaatgttataaatgtatgtaaaagtaaaaatgttgttgttgttattattattattactattattcgttacaaatatatatgaattatttttcattaaaaaaaattataatagtataaatataaatatattataaatattattttaaaacaaaattaatttaccttttttaaaaatattatgtacaaatttatacaaaaactgctgttttggattagattatttttttaaaatataaatattttaaaacaatgtttaaaaagttaaattactattattagtagtagcagttttaaataaatacagttaatgcagtttttaattaattattttttttaaacattattatgtacaattatatacaaaaatgctttgaattatattttatttttgaaaaattaaatatttcaaagcaaaattttaaaaaagttaaattattattattagtagtagtagtagtagcagttataaatgataaataaatacaataaatgcagttttgatttaatataaatattataatagtataaatataaatataatataaatattactttaaaaaaaaattcacctaaaagtttttaaaacattatgtacaaataaatgcaaaaactgctgtttttaatttaaaaaaatctaaatatcttaaaatgaatttaatttaaaaaaaaagtacaattattactagttaatttgaaaaataataaggtattatatattataaaaatattaaaacaaaattaattaaaatacaagatTTCAaatgtatgtgaaatatatattttaaataaatgaactacatttaaaaagtataatataaatattattttaaaacaaaataaattatgtatacaATACCATAGCTTTATTTTCTTCAATGTTTTTGGCCCTTTTGCTCAGTATCTGCATCTCTTCGTCGGTCAGTAGACTCTCCACATTGGTCATGTTATTGGAGGGTTTTGATTGGCTCTCTGCACGCATACGCTCGTATAAAGTAGGCTCTTTTGATTGTTCTGGTTCACGTCGCTTCCTGTTTCCTCCTGCAGGCTTCCTGCTGATGGGCGGCGCTGGGGGCGGGGCCTTTTTGTTGCCTTTCTTGGCCGTGTTCCGTTTAGGGGCGGGGACTCTTTTGCTGGGAAACTTGAAGGCGACACACAATCCAGAGCTGCGCCTCTTTTTAGACGCCGGTTCCTCTCCGTCAGAATAAAAGCCGTTGTCGTCGCTGTCTTCATCAGAACCTGCACTctgatgacattttatttagattatatGTGAtgaaagaaatagttcaccccgAAAATGATAACAAATGAGCGTAAGTGGGTTTATCGTCATATTTACCATCGGTTTTCTCCAGTCGCATTCATCCACTGTGAAACCCTCGAAGTCGCCCTCGCTCTCGGTGTCCATGAAGGCCTGCGCCAGCTCATCTGTGATGTTTTTGGACCTGAAGCAAACATTCTGACACAGAGAGTGACAGAACACATTATTATTCCTGGATTGTGCGAAAACCATCTCAATTATTAATAGCGCTGTTTTGCAGCTACTGCCAAATCTTCAGAGATAAACAGCATGAAGGAGACCTGCCACGCTCTTGGATTTTCTCCAGTATATTTGTATTTCTAATACGAACTCAGAAATGCAAATTAAAGATCTCAATTAGAGGAGACTTGAAAACATTGCTTTAAGACGTAAAGCAACTCTTTTGAATACATAACTGTGGAGTCTGTGGTTTCCTCACAGCAGATGGAGGAGATCTGGAGACTGACAGAGACACGTCAGAGAAATGCAGGCTGTCAACTAAAGCTATCCAGGGACagcaagacaaaataataataataataataataataacaataaacaataatttccTAGATCACTCGTCCAATGTGTtaacttaaattattaaaaaatatatttcatgttaactgaaataaaatgaattctaaaatatttcaaacatttttttattttcagttaacatttattttaattaatttttttgtggttttaattttagttaaaaaataattaattaaaataaataaaaaaataaaaaaaaaaaaaacaccctaaaattaaaacatttaaaaaaacaaacaaatgtaaaatggcaacaaaaaaatattagtttaaaataaattataataaataatactacatagacaaaaaataaaatcatttatatatatatatatatatatatatatatatatatttgattttttataaaaaatatatatacatacatatatatacacacacacacacacacatacataagttgaagtactaaaaaaactaaaattcatcaataaatgataatactataaataacactatataGGCAggcatgcatatatatatatatatatatatatatatatatatatatagaacatttattttaggtggttttagtttgttggaaaaaatttttttttatatatatatatatatataatatacacacacacacacagtttaaaCGTAAAAACACCCTAATATTatagtgaaaacagaaaatatgtttaaaaaattaaataattaaatagtaacaaaaattattacaatttaaaactgaactgttttataaaaaatattttttaacatgtatgtcaagtaacatttttttttaatgtggttttagttttgaaaataaataaaaatatataatatataaataattttgtgtgtgcgcgtatataaatgcacatgcttttactttttttttttttttttttaagtcgaagtactaaaataaactattaaataaaaccttctaaaaaaagttataattttttttttcagttaatttatttaaaatattttttgtgatttcggttttagttaaaaaataaaaatgaataaaaaaaaaaaattactaaaacttagtAACTcagtaaaactttaaaattaaagtgaaaactgaaaatgtattttaaaaatactaacaaaaactattacaatttaaaactaaactttttaaCATAGAACATTGTCATTTATAACtttagggaaaaaaatgcaCACGTAAAAGGAAATATTCTTCTGCAAATCAGTTCcaaatattattaatgaatCGTTATTAATAATCAGCATTCACTTCTGACACTGTAGATGATACTAACAGGTTTCCAGGATCCCTTTGATTGGATGCTGTCTCTGCTGTCCTCCAACAGATCTGCGACCTCCAGCTGCTTTGCCTGAAAGCAAGAGTTTTATTAGAGcacacattaaacattaaaattattatttgtatgtaataataaactataaaaataataataataataataataataataataataataatacacactgcatgaaaatCACGATTGATCTGacaataatttgtattaatattagaaTGTCCAACAACAACAAGTAGTAGTAGTTCTATTAATAATTTGGTGCAGAC of the Labeo rohita strain BAU-BD-2019 chromosome 19, IGBB_LRoh.1.0, whole genome shotgun sequence genome contains:
- the cdca7b gene encoding cell division cycle-associated 7-like protein; the protein is MIKTRRASLKAKQLEVADLLEDSRDSIQSKGSWKPNVCFRSKNITDELAQAFMDTESEGDFEGFTVDECDWRKPMSAGSDEDSDDNGFYSDGEEPASKKRRSSGLCVAFKFPSKRVPAPKRNTAKKGNKKAPPPAPPISRKPAGGNRKRREPEQSKEPTLYERMRAESQSKPSNNMTNVESLLTDEEMQILSKRAKNIEENKAMLAKLFADLSSLPELPSKTTPTKKKKQSTPKRRFSEVQVERRNPGRKARPPEHFGIEVEEKPAPQKRESGQIDIKRLMEVKDGLGDARPKQRKRRSRDSIRMPEDITEEELENVADRAKDKILDKENGSTCHQCRQKTLDTKTECRGLFCGGVKGQFCGPCLRNRYGEDVRTALLDPTWECPICRGVCNCSLCRKRDGRCATGALTRLAKFYGHDNVRDYLESLQKDVE